The segment gtttagttatttttactattctctacattgtaaaataacagtgaagacatcaaaactatgaaataacacatggaatcatgtagtaaccaaagaagtgtaaagcaaatcaaaatatattttatatttgagattctttaaactagccaccctttgccttgctgaCAGCTTTGTGTACTTTTgactttctctcaaccagcttcactttgaatacttttccaacagtcttgaaggagtttccacatatgctgagcatttgttggctgcttttccttcactctgcggtcaaactcatcccaaactatctccaTTGGGtttaggtcgggtgattgtggaggccaggtcatctgatgcaacactccatccgTCTCCTTCTCGATCAAATTgttcttacacagcctggaggtgtgttgggccattgtcctgttgaaaaacaaatggtagtcccattaagcgcaaaccagatgggatggcatatcgctgcagaatgctgtggtagccatgctgggcctcccgagtggcgcagtggtcttagAATTGCATTGGTATACATTTTATATGCATGTGTAGGCTATATGCTTAAAGCACAACACAAGAGTGCAGCAAAGTTACCAATGCAAGAGATTTTCATTACCCTTGATTAAATTATGTGATTTCAAATTTGACAATGAATGCAGCTAGCAATACATATATATTATATCTGACAATAATAATCTTCTACAGTGAGTTCAAGGTATTAGGAcagacacatttttgttgttttggcactgttctccagcactttggacttgaaattatacaatgactatgaggttaaagtgcagactgtcatctTTTTAATTTGAACAGTTTAGAAATTATAgcaagttacagatgcacaaatatcatacccccaagacatgccatTTCAGaatgtccccagtgaaagttgtgtCCCTgagtttttttaattttatttttatggttcatccgatatggatgaaaataccctcatattaaagctgacagtctgcactttaatattgtataatttcaaatggAATGTGCTTGAGTACAGAGccaaatcaacaacaacaaaatgtgtttactgtcccaatacttttggagctcactgtatataaCCGACACCTCGTCTAAGCAAAGAGTCTGACATAATAGCCTGCAGTGCACACATAGCTTTCAGTAAGTAGGCTACTCCTGAGTCGTGACATAAACTGACGTCATGCTTGGGGCGGGACAGCGACAAGATACATAAACTGGAACAGGCACCGCGCTGTATCGGTTAGAATATTCAACCTGAAAATATAAGCATGTCGGTCGTGTGCACCTCTTTAGCCCGAAACGCCGTGGCATTACGGAACAATGGGGCGATGGTGGTAAGTAAAGGAGAAAATAATGAAGTTGGGGAATGGAAAGAAAAGACCTATGACTGGGATAGGTACACCCCTATCAATAGGCTAGTCGTAGACCACCTGCCTGCCTGGCCATGCAACGTGTTTTTACTATCTGTCAATAGGTCCATGTTTGGTTTATGGCATGGCTTCAAATAGTATGCTGTTGTTCATATGGTTTACTTGACAGTTCCTCTAAAAAGAACTCACAAACTGttgtcaattggaggtttaccttaCATCAGAGTAAAGCACAGTAGAAAAATCAAAGAGAAGCTATTCTTTAATTTGAGTAACTTTGCTAAAgtaaataataatatattcagTTACGAAATGTTATTTGCCTAATCGACTTTGAAATAGAGCATGTTTCAGTTAGGTTTATAGGTCTATGCATCTTTTGTGAACGACTGTTGCGCAAATTGTGTTTCAGATtagagattttttttatataatcgTTAAATTGTTTTCTTTCATAATTTAGTTTTTATTTTCAAGAACGGCGTTACTCTTAATTTAAGGTTTATTTATCCTTATCGAATGTATTGTGGTCAAAATGTTAGTTATGAAACTTGAAATGGAGGGTGATATAACAACTCAGAGCAGTACATATGTCCTACCGCGAGAGGGAAATGTCTACCTTGTTATGAAAGTAGATATTTTCCTTTAGTGTAAAACCCCCATATGAATATACAACTCTGTGTCATTTTGACATACGGTAGGGTagatattttttaattttaatttcagTTGATTACAGTATATCATTGTGTAAATCTGGTGTAGTATACTTTCACTCACCCCATGTCTTGCCTATCCATTGATATCAAAGCAAAGCCCACAAACAGCTGTAtgaatcaaattcaaatcaaattttatttttcaGATGCTTCTTAGACAACAGCTGTAGActaaaagtgaaatgcttacaggaGCTTTTCCAACAATGGAGAGTTAAAGATAAGattaaaaaatataataaaaaatgtaaatagtgaaTATATACTTATACTAAAACCAGCATTTAACACCAAAAACAATAATGTTAGCCTAATTTAAAATGTAATTCCTTCTACATTGATACATGTTGTCTATGTCTCGTCTCCAGATGGTGCGCTATGCACAGACCGCAGCCGCCCCGGCATCTGAGCCCAGGATCAAGAAGTTCCAGATCTACCGCTGGGACCCAGACACAATGGGGGATAAGCCACGCATGCAGACATATGAAATTGATCTCAACAAGTAAGTACAACGACAGAAAGGGTCTTCAGTTGTTTAAAACCTATCAATGTCAGCGTATAGTCTGCATTAATGGAATTGCTCTCATTGATTAATATCTGCATTGTTAACAAATCCTTCTCCCTACTATTACAGCTGTGGCCCCATGGTTTTGGATGCCCTCATTAAAATCAAGAATGAGATGGACCCCACGCTCACATTCAGACGCTCCTGCAGAGAGGGTAAGGCATGAAGAACAATTTGCAGAGTGGAGAGAAAAGTGGGTGTCATCATTATAGGTAGAAAGTAGAAATCATAAAATATAGACCTATAGATATAATGTATCCTATTCTACAATGATCGAGCATCATGAAATATGAAATGAGCCTTGGTGTGGAGTTGTCCTTTTCAGTGGTGTGATATACATGCATCTTGCTTTAGGTATCTGCGGCTCATGTGCCATGAACATCAACGGAGGCAACACACTGGCCTGCTTAAACAAAATAGACATCAATACCAGCAAACCGATCAAAATTTACCCACTCCCACACATGTACGTTGTCAAAGATCTGGTGCCGGTGAGTATTATGGTTACATTTAGAAGTAAATGAATACTGATTATTATAGCTGCATTAAAAAAGCAACAAATCTAAAAGACAAACACTGAATAAAACAATGCAATGTTTAGTCACCATGTGGTAGCCTATATTTTGTTGACTAAGAGTGTACATGTATTGTGTGTGCCTCTACAGGACATGAGTAATTTCTATGCCCAGTACAAGTCCATCGAGCCCTTCCTGAAGAAGAAAGATGAGTCTCAGGAGGGCAAGGAGCAGTACCACCAGACTGTGGAAGACAGGCAAAAGCTGGTACATATTTCATCCCCTGGCCATTGGCAGCAGATTTCAGTAGCTATACTATCAATGCATCATATGCAATTTCCATGTCTAGTCTGAAACACAAGTACATATACCCATTTGATTAAGCTATCAGAAAGGGACAATGTACTATTTTGTAGGGTTGAATTAATCTAGGCAGTTGAACCAATTTAATTTGTTGCATTGAAacctttttatttcacctttatttaaccaggtaggctagttgagaacaagttctcatttacaactgcgacctggccaagataaagcatagcagtgtgaacagacaacaacacagagttgcacatggagtaaacaattaacaggtcaataacacagtagaaaaaaagagagtctatatacattgtgtgcaaaaggcatgaagaggtaggcaaataattacaattttgcagattaacagatggtcatgtacaggtagagatattggtgtgcaaaagagcagaaatgtaaataaatataaacagtatggggatgaggtaggtaaaattgggtgggctatttaccgatagactatgtacagctgcagtgatcggttagctgctcagatagcagatgctTGTCTCGCCCTTGAGAAGGAAATAATTTTATACACGTGAACCACACTTTGCCACACCTTTCTGGCATTTCAACTTACCACTTTGTATATTTGAACATATGTTATATTGTTAGAGTGCAAGGAGTTTTCATGACAAAATAAAT is part of the Oncorhynchus masou masou isolate Uvic2021 chromosome 33, UVic_Omas_1.1, whole genome shotgun sequence genome and harbors:
- the LOC135528142 gene encoding succinate dehydrogenase [ubiquinone] iron-sulfur subunit, mitochondrial-like produces the protein MSVVCTSLARNAVALRNNGAMVMVRYAQTAAAPASEPRIKKFQIYRWDPDTMGDKPRMQTYEIDLNNCGPMVLDALIKIKNEMDPTLTFRRSCREGICGSCAMNINGGNTLACLNKIDINTSKPIKIYPLPHMYVVKDLVPDMSNFYAQYKSIEPFLKKKDESQEGKEQYHQTVEDRQKLDGLYECILCACCSTSCPSYWWNGDKYLGPAVLMQAYRWMIDSRDEFTEERLSKLQDPFSLYRCHTIMNCTKTCPKGLNPGKAIAEIKKMMATYKEKVINPVNIVDNHRT